AAGTGGGAGAGATGAAAACGCCGCATTTAAATACTATGGGCGTGTTCAGTCTTCCTTAATTAGTTTGGAAGGAAACAAATCTTAAAAGAAATGAAACGTGTGGGCCATACCAAATCTGATTAATAATTCATTGTTCAGTGTTTAATATTTTGTTGGCCGAAAGTAGCAATACATCACGTTTTGGTGCGGGTTTGACAAAAATGTCCTCACCAAATTTTCATAATTCCACCTACTAGCCCCCTTCCTCTCCCCATTTTCCACCCAGATCTCCGCCGCATTTCTCAGCGGTAGGCTGAAATAAGGCATATACAAACTCCATTCTCAGCTGCTGCATATAGATGTCTGGTGTGAGATGAAGCAAAAGAATCGCTGCATTTCGTGGAGCGGTGTCGCGCTGCTGCTGCTAGCTCTTTTCTTCTCCTCCTGCTCCTCCGCTGAATCGTTGATGCTTCCATGGCTCACATCGGCAGCAACGGTGGTCCGCTCAACGACGCTCAAGTCCGCTACATCACGAAGTGGTAGCTGGTCTATTACTTACATGAGTTCGGGGACAGAGGCGGTCACCGTCGATCAGTCGGTTGTCTTAAAAAACCCTCACCTTTGTGATGCCTACATAGCGTTGCATGCATGGAAGAAggccattctctcatatccctACAAATCTCACAGCAACTACAGATACCTTCTAGTGTGCATCGACGAGAgcatagagagagaaagaatgcTTCTGCTTGATGCAAATGATTTTCGTTTTTGGGATTTGGGGGTGAGTCCATTCATAAGGGCAACGAAGTCATTTTGCATTCATTTCTTGGTGTGCTGTGTGAACACAGACTTAAAAACCACGTCGGAGAAGATAATTAAAACGGTGCGCTATAGTGCGGGCCCTCTGTCAAATCGTGGGCCGTGCATATATATTTAGTCAACACCAAACCGCCATAAATGCCCATATTTCACCTTATATATGACCAATTAGCTGTAAGCGAACGTGCCCTCTAATAGAAAGGTGtaatttaatattatgattAATTTTAGATCATTTCATCCTCGTTCCATTCCATTACACCAATAATAGCATCAAATTAGGATATAGAGAATGATATTATAGAATAACAAAGTGACACCATTGACAGTTCACTAAACTATAGAAGATTATTCCACATTTCCAAGCTCAAGAAAAGAGAGGAATAGGCTCATAAGAAAATGGATAAGCAAAACAAATTTAGTAGTACAATAAAAGgaagagagaattgacatttcAGATGATACAAATGCTTGCTGAAAGGTTATAATACCAATCCAGTGGTAAGATAAGGATAGAGAAAGATCACACATTCTCAGCAAGCTGAAAAGAATGAAAACAAAAGATGATCTTGATTATTCTTTCCAAATCATGTGGGAAAATCACATTTGTATAAAACAAGCCTAGAGATAACGCAATCGCCACGTTGATTATTCTGAGGCGGGTCCGGCACATTTTGGCCGTGAATCAGGTCAGACGAGACAAGACAAGACACTTGCTTCCCTATTGTTGACCTCCATCAGGCTCGGCACGTGTTGTGCGTGTCAGAAGCCGACGTCGTCTAGGATTTGGAGGGGCATTATCATTAAGATCGGTCAGTATATTAAGGTCTGTATCACGATCCTCGCCATCGTCTTCATCCTCATTATGTTGATGGCCCAACAGACTTTCACCCCAGAGATAGCGACGCCTGGGATAGTTTCCAGTAGCTCGGCGATGTCTTGCAAACTGTCTTGACCGGCCACCTCTTGGCTCAGCTCCAGATTCCAGCGAACCAAACATTTGAAACAAGAATAAGGTGCTTAACAGCCGGCTACCCTCACCAGCACCTCCATTTCTGTCACTTTCACTGGAAAGCCTATCTCCACCGTCAATCACATAGTCACCGAAGACAACAGCTCCTGGCATGGCAGAACGAATTGCACTAACAATATCATTGTATTCCCTCTGACCTTCAAGGCGATGCCATGCTCTTTGTCTAGATGGGTCGACATCAGCCGGGCGCACTGTTGGATGAACTCTTCTTGCATGCCTACGCAGCTCTCTGTAACTACCAGAGAACGAACATGATTCATGAGAGCAACTTCTAGTCTTTAGGTTGAGGTACTTTCTAGTCTCCTCAATAACTTTCCAACCCAAAACCTTCCCACGACATAGAGGGCATCTCAGATTCGACACTTCTTCAGAATTCTCCATGTTGGGTTCCCCATTATCAAGGTTTTCCAAAATTCCTCCTCCTTGTTCGCCATAACTAGGATTAGCATTGTAGATATTGTGACCACCAGAATCTCCCTGAGGCATGCCCGTGTGTCCCATAGAGCTAGTTTGTGTCTGGGTGTCATTTGCATGATTTGTCGTCACTGTCAAGTCCAAATTCCCACTCAAAACAGAATCATGATTACTTTCAGGTACCAAACTAGTTGCAGATAAGTTGTCTACATTTCCCTCTTTCAGTTGTTTATAACGATCCAAACAATTTGAATGCCTATAGCTAGTATCACATATGTACGAGCGACAACTTTTATCATGGGAACTGCAAATGAGAAGAACAGCATTGTGGGGGTGGTCCATGCATATGGGACATAAGGCTTCATCCAATTCCTTGTACAGATGAGACACATCTGAGTCATTTGATATGCTTCTTTTCCTACTAGCCATTTTATGTGCACTGCGATATATTTACTAATATTGAATGCATTAGCATAAAACTTTTAATCCATAGCAATAAAGGATAACATACTGCAGACAACTTTATGAAGTGGAAGCATTAATGCAAATAATTAACAGTGAGGAATGAACAATTCCAAACATCCGGCTCAGTTCAAGTAAAACTAATAGTATCTCTCATCAATTCACCAGGTCATAACAAATAAACACCAAACCCCAATACCCCATGCTATCATATAACCTCCAAACAACCCAACTTCATTGCCATAAGAGCACACTTTATCTATTCTACATGCCATCACCAAATCCACAAAAAAGAATAAAGAGACAGCCAAAACAATTTAATAGATCTTAAAGAAAGACCAAAAGGGACCTCTTGAATTGAGCTATGTAGATTTCCGTAAACTTAACTCTTCATTTCAATAGAGCGCCTCAATTTAACAGCAATGAGGGAAAAGAAACAAAACGAGAACAAGTTTATTAGGTTCATTAGACGAGTTCCAATACATGCTGCAACTTGTGAGTTGCGACTTAAGTAGAATTACAAATTCAAGCATTATTGGTCACTATTCACACAACTTAGCAGCAGTAAAATCAGACCTGCTGTAGAATATATATCAgaattttattactactatgaCCCCTAAGAACAGGTATGATGACACCAACATGCCACAAGTTTGCAAGGCATGATTCTTAGTGATCTGTCATTAGAAATGCACCTCTATATTTCAGGCCACCAAATCACTAAAAGAGTCCTCATAGGTGGTAATAAACCAAAACAGGCAACTACTTACCACAAAATAATTACCACTCACCATCCCTTACGATCTGAAAAGGTGAAGGACTGGGTAAATACAAACAAGGAGCACTGTGCTTATTTTAAATGACCACACAGCTTCAGCTGATACAGAAGTTTGCAGATATTTATATGACACAGAATGTCACGTAATCCCATCATGTAACATGAAATGTTATGAAGGTAATAACACATTCCTGTACACATCAGCCATATTAGTTTTACTCACCGCTGAAAGGCCCTGAGATTTCCCTTTTACTGGCAGCTTCAGATCCTTAAAACACAGGGTCTGAATCTTATAACGTTCTGAATTAGCAAATGACACACAACAAAATCTTTAGTTGACTTTATAGCAAATCGGATGGCAAGCCTTCATGCACTTTTCATAACAACTATTCAGAAAAGCAGTGTATCCTAAAATTGTCTGAGTAATAAGGCTTCAAGTAAAGAATTATTGCATATTTGTGGATCCACAATCACCAAATGAGTCCCACAACCTGCAGTTGTATTATGGAACAAAAACGGTCATTGGCATAAGACTTAAGATCCAACTCTGCTATTAAAACAATGACAAACATATACTATCACTCAAGGTCCACTAAGACGAAAGGACAAAGAAATAAAACCACTAAAACCAGAACACAGTGGAACCAGACGTGCCAACAAAAGCAAAAGCTTGGTTAACTTGCTCAACTAAATCTTCCCCAAATACCCAACTATTATCATTCTGCAAAATTGTCATGATGTGAGAGTGTTTCATCTACATATGTCATCTTCCTTACAAACTGTAGCAGAGAATAATCAATGCTATACAATCCAACCTTCCAAAAATTTGTTCAAGCAAGCAAACATATTACAGGGGGAATAAAACCCCTATATCCTCATCAGAATCATGAGCTACGACTTAAACAAAATGAATTCACCTCGTTGTTCTGATTAAACCCTTGAGATAACCTACTTGCTTCAAATTAAACTTAAGCAAGGGGGtagatattaaaaaaaatactccattttAAAAGTTTTGCATCGATTCATGAAAACAATTACTATCCCCATCAAAATTCTAGAAACTCCAAAATTTAAAAGTC
This sequence is a window from Salvia splendens isolate huo1 chromosome 5, SspV2, whole genome shotgun sequence. Protein-coding genes within it:
- the LOC121801815 gene encoding uncharacterized protein LOC121801815 isoform X2, whose translation is MGHTGMPQGDSGGHNIYNANPSYGEQGGGILENLDNGEPNMENSEEVSNLRCPLCRGKVLGWKVIEETRKYLNLKTRSCSHESCSFSGSYRELRRHARRVHPTVRPADVDPSRQRAWHRLEGQREYNDIVSAIRSAMPGAVVFGDYVIDGGDRLSSESDRNGGAGEGSRLLSTLFLFQMFGSLESGAEPRGGRSRQFARHRRATGNYPRRRYLWGESLLGHQHNEDEDDGEDRDTDLNILTDLNDNAPPNPRRRRLLTRTTRAEPDGGQQ
- the LOC121801815 gene encoding uncharacterized protein LOC121801815 isoform X1: MASRKRSISNDSDVSHLYKELDEALCPICMDHPHNAVLLICSSHDKSCRSYICDTSYRHSNCLDRYKQLKEGNVDNLSATSLVPESNHDSVLSGNLDLTVTTNHANDTQTQTSSMGHTGMPQGDSGGHNIYNANPSYGEQGGGILENLDNGEPNMENSEEVSNLRCPLCRGKVLGWKVIEETRKYLNLKTRSCSHESCSFSGSYRELRRHARRVHPTVRPADVDPSRQRAWHRLEGQREYNDIVSAIRSAMPGAVVFGDYVIDGGDRLSSESDRNGGAGEGSRLLSTLFLFQMFGSLESGAEPRGGRSRQFARHRRATGNYPRRRYLWGESLLGHQHNEDEDDGEDRDTDLNILTDLNDNAPPNPRRRRLLTRTTRAEPDGGQQ